The Gemmatimonadaceae bacterium genomic sequence CAGGCGCTTGGAATCATTCGCTGATTCCAGTCTCTCGAGCGGGATCTCGCATCACAGTTTCACCCCTTGAGGGGGAGAGGTAAGGTACCATGTCTCGCATTACGGGCACCGTGAAGTGGTTCAACGACGCAAAAGGGTACGGCTTCATCTCACGTGAAGGCGGCCCCGATGTGTTCGTCCATTTCAGCGCGATCCAGGGCAACGGCTTCAAGTCGCTGGCTGAAGGCGACCAGGTCGAGTTCGAAATCGTGCAAGGCCAGAAGGGCCCCCAGGCAGCTGAGGTGCAGAAGCTCTGATCCCGCTCTCACGCACCCCATTCGAAAAAGCTCCGGCTGCGCTGCCGGAGCTTTTTTGTGTGCAGCGTTAGCACATCTTGTGCATTGCAACGCGTGATGCTACGCATGGCCGTGCACACCGCTTCACTGCCGGAGTCCGCATGCCTGCTCGCCGTTCCCGCACGGTTCGAACGCGCGTCCCGACGCGTCGACTGCCTCGACGATCGGCGCCCAACGCGGACATCATCTCCGCGCTCGAGCGCATAGAAAAAGCCGGCGGCGCCGCGGTAGTGGAAGCAGCCGCACACAAGTCCATCGAGGTTTCGCACCTCGACAAAGTGTTCTTCCCGGATGCGGGGGTGACCAAGGGCGACGTGATGCGGTACTACGTTCGCGTCGCCAAGTACATCCTGCCCGCGATTGCCGACCGTCCACTCGTCCTCAAACGAACACCCGATGGCGTGAACGGCGAATTGTTCTTCCAGCAGAACGCGCCGGACGATGCGCCGGAGGCCGTTCGGGTCGACAACGTCGCGGCTCAAGGCGAACCGCAATGCCGCTTTGTCGGCGGCGATCTGCCGACGCTCCTGCACCTCGTGCAGCTCGGCTGCATCTCGCTCGACCCCTGGATGTCGCGCATTGGCAGCCTGGATCACCCCGACTACGCGATCATCGATCTCGACCCGGGACCGGGGGCTTCGTTCAAGGTGGTCGTACGCGTCGCGCTGTGGGTTCGCGAGGTGCTCGATGAGCTTGGTCTCCGCGCCGTCCCGAAGACCTCGGGATCGCGCGGCATCCATATCGCGATCCCGCTGCCGCGTTCGACGTCGTACCAGGATTCGATCGCGACCGCGAAAGCAGCAGCTGCGCGCGTCGTGGATCTGCACCCGCGTCAGGCAACCGTGGAGCGGGCTCTCGAGAACCGGCCGCACGGTACGGTGTATGTGGACTGTTTACAGAACTCACGCGGGAAGAGCGTGGCGGCGGCGTACTCGGTGCGCGCGAAACCGGATGCCACGGTGTCGGCGCCGCTTACCTGGGACGAAGTCGTGGAATCGCTCGACCCGCACGAGTTCACCTCGCGCACGATGCCGGCGCGTGTCGAGCAGCACGGCGATCTCTGGCGCGAGGGACTCAAGCATGGGAACTCTGCGAGCGTCGTTCGCGCTATTGCGACACCGGGCGGCAAGCCGCGCGCCCCGGCCGGGAAAAAGTAAAGCGTTAGGCAGTCGCGCTGCCGGCGCAGAACGAGCCCTTCGATGATCGAATGCCGTGTTTCTCTATTTGCGTGAGCTGCCGGGCGGCGGCGTGGTGACGATCGAGGCCACGAGCGGCGATGGGTCGTCCGTCTCGTGCCGCCTCGCCGTGGAACGGCGCAGCGACTCGCGCCGCCGCGAGGGACATGCGCCCCCCGTCATCGCGGAAATCAGCGCCCCGACCCAGTCGGCGGCGTTTCGAACCTTGTACGAAATCGCGGCAGACAACGTCGCCGTCGCGCGCGGACTCCTCGTGTGGCAGGCGCGGCGAGCCAAACGCGGTGCCGCACCGGACACGGCCCATTGATGCGACGCGTGGCGGCCCCGAGCCCTGGACCGCCACTCTCCGGCTGGACGGGCAGAGTGCTACGCTCACGAAGACGCGGACAAAGCAGGACACAACAGACAAAGCACCGACAAAAAATCAAAGCCCTGGTTTTGCTCGTGTCGTGTCCGCTGTGTCCGTGCTGTGTCCGCGTCTTCATAAACGTAGATACAAGACGTGAGCGACCGGATTCCCAGCCACTCGGCGGGCGGCAACCACGCGCCCGTCGCTTTGTCACGTCATCGTTCGGTCACGAGCACTTCAACCGCCGAGCGACCCGCTCACACCTTCGAACCGCACCCCGCGCCGGCTCCCGCGCCGCCTGCGAGGCGCATATCGGAAAAGTTGCGCCGGACGCCCGCGACCCTCGCTGCGCCACTCGTCGGTTGGCTCGACCAACCACGACGTGTGGAGCGCTCGCCGGAAGCTCGCCTTGTGCAACCGGCGGCCCAACAGCAGCTCGTAAATCTCCTGCAGTTGGCTCAACGTGAACGTCGACGGAAGCAGTCGGAAGGCGATCGGAGACTGATCGAGACGCGCGCGAATCGCCTGCATTGCGGCTTCCACAATCGAACGCTGCCTCGGCGCGATCGCCGGCATCTCATCCACCGGGTACCAAGCCGCCTGGTCTCCAGCCGGCCCGCCGCTCCCGCTCGCGACCAGCGCGACATACCCGATCGAGACAAGCGCGTTCGACGGATGCCGCCGCCGATCCCCGAACGCAGCGATCTGCTCGAGCAGTCCGGGCTGCGCGCCGAGCGCCGCGCGCTCGATCCGCACCGCAGCCTCGTCGATGGTCTCGTCGCGCCGTGGCGCATCGTGCGGCAGCGACCACCGTTCCTTCTCCCGCGGATCGTCGGCGCGCACGAGCAGCGCGGTCAGACGCCGCCCATGCGGCGTCAACGACACGATGTCTACGGACAGAGCCGGCCGGCGCGTCGAGGCCCGGCCAGACGAAGCGGCACGTTCAGGCATGACGCAACGAATTAGTCACAAGTTGCGACTAATGTCAAGCCCGTTATTTTTCGCTAGAAAGAACTAATTCGCGAGTACGCGAGACGAACCGCTTGTCGAACTTACGGCGCAGTCGCCGATGTCGTTGCAGTAACAATCCCTCGGGCCAAACCGGCGCCGACGGATGCGAGTGGCGGAATGCTGATCGGAAGTCGACCGCTGATCGGCGCCGCTCCTATCAATGCCCGCGCGGCAGCCCGCTGCGACACTGGCGCGCCACTCCACGCGATGAGATACGCCGGTACCTCGCTCACTTGCTGCAACAAATACGGGTTGCCAAGCGCTACCACTACAGGATGCGCACCGCGCTGCACCAGCTCGTTCACGAACTGCACGAATCCCTGCGGCGCCGAAAGGTCCGACACCGTGGACCCCGCCGCCAGATACGAGCTCACGACCACCACATCCGCCGAATCCGCCACCGACAGCAGATGCCAGTAATCCGGGGACGCCTCGTCCGCATTCACGTACTCGGTCCGCAGCGACGGAAATGTCCTCCGCAGCTCCGCGTCGAACGTGACGCCGGCGCCCAGATCGCTGCGATGCGCGTACGTGATCGACAACACGCGGGCGCCGCGCGAGAGCCTGCCTAACGGCACCTGGCCAAGGGAATCCTTCACCAGCGTGATCGACCGCTCGGCGATCTGCGCCGCCAGCGCCTGGTGGGCCGAGTCGCCGACGACCGCGCGGGCGCTGTCCAGATTCACCAGTCGAGCGCGCTCGAGCCCGAGGCGCCACTTGAGCGCCAGAATCCGCCGTGCCGATTCCGTAATCCGCGCCGCCGTGTATCGGCCGCTCTCCACGCCCTGCACGACCGCATCGATCGCATGCGGCACGTCAGCCGGCATGAGCAGCACGTCGGCGCCCGCCGCCACCGCACGCTGCATCGCCTCCGGCGCTCCGAACAAGTCCAGCACACCGCGCATGTCCATCGCGTCGGTCACGATCAGTCCCTTGAAGTGGAGCTGGTCGCGAAGCAACCCAGTGAGCACGAGCGGCGACAGCGTCCCAGGTACGCCGCTGGCGTCGAGCGACGGCATCGCGCCGTGGAACGTCATGATCGCGCCCACACCGGCGTCGATCGCCGCGCGAAACGGCACCAACTCGACCGTGTCGAGCCGCGCGCGCGACGCGTTCACGACCGGCAGCGCAAGATGTGAGTTGACCCCGGTGTCGCCGTGTCCGGGAAAGTGCTTGCCGGTCGGAATCATCCCGCCGGCCTCGATGCCGTGCATGTACGCGACGCCCATCGCCGCCACGGATTCCGGCACTTCGCCGAACGAGCGTGTGTTGATGACCGGGTTCGCCGGATTGTTGTTCACGTCGAGCACCGGCGAGAAATCGATTGTGATGCCGATCGCGCGCCCTTCCGTGGCGGTCGCGCGGCCTTGCTCGCGCGCCAGCGTCGTGTCGCCGGTCGCGCCCAACGCCATCTCCGGAGGAAACCAGACCGCGCCGCCCAGATCGATTGCGTTAGGCAGGAAATAGCCGCCCCGCGCCCGGAAGCCGGCGCCAGCCTCGAGGTCCGCGCTCACCAGCAGCGGCAGATCGCTCATCGATTGCAGGGCATTGAGCTTGGCGGCAATCTCGAGCGGCGAGCCGATCGACATGATCAGGCCGCCCACGTGCTGCTCGCGCACCAAGCTGCTCAGCCGTCGCCAGGCAGGCGCGTCGCCCGCCACGTAGTCGCCATACAACTGCGGCCACACCATCTGCGCGACCTGGTCGCGCAGCGTCATGTGCGCGAGCGCGCAGGTCACCCACGCGTCTGATGTGTGTTGGGAGCTGCACGCCCGGGCGACCGATTGGCGCGGCGCGAGCGTGCCCGGCGCGGGCTTGGCCGTAGCGCAAGCGGCGCACGCGAAAGCGATCACCGCCCACGCCGCCCGCCCGCGCCGCGCGATCACCAAGCGATCGTTCCTTGCTTGCTCGTGTCCACGGACTGCTGCGCGCCGCTTTTGAACAGAAAACCTTCCATGTTGCGCGTCAGGAAGGTGCGAGCCTGCGGATCCATGAGATTCAATCCGTAGTGGTTGATCAGCATGGTCTGCTGCTTCAGCCATTGCGCCCAACATTCGGTGCAGATCTCAGCCTGAATGCGCGTGCCGATGGCGCCCGGGAACGGCGGACGCTCGAAACCGCCCCCCGCGCGCGTGCTGCCACAGCGGGTGCACGTGATGTCCATTGATCAGTGCCTCGAGAGAGTCTTGGGAAAGATAGCCGATTCTTGTCGGCGACGTGCCCTCTCGAGGAACGCTCGCTCCAGCGACGTGCCGTCCGGGACCGCTAGGTGCGCGCGTACGTGACTTTCGCCAGCCGCAGCGCCTGGAGCACGCGAATATATGCCCAGCCCACGTCGAACTCGTACCACCGCGCCTTGAACTTCGCCGAATGCGGATCCGCGTGGTGGTTGTTGTGCAGCTCTTCGCCGCCCAACCAGATGGCGATCGGCGAGATGTTTCGGCTCTCGTCCTTCACGTTGAAGTTGCGATAGCCCAACGCGTGACCGACGCCATTGATGATGCCTGCCGCCCAGAACGGAATCCACAGCATCTGGACGCCCCACACCAACGGTCCAATGAAGAATCCGAACAGATAGATATCGATGCCGAGCATCAACACGATGCCCAACCACGGGAGCCGCGCGAGCACGTGCCGCTCGAGCCAGTCGTTGGTCGTGCCCTTGCCGTACTTCTCGAGCATCCCGGGCTGTTTGACGGCCGTCCGATAGTAAAAGGCGCCCTTGATGATGATATTGCGCAGTCCTTCGAGCAGCGGACTGTGGGGATCGCCTTCGCGATCGGCGAATGCGTGGTGCTTGCGATGGCAAGCGACCCACTCCTTCGTCACGATCGACGTCGAAAGCCACAGCCAGATTCGCATGGGCACTTCAGCGACCTTGCTGAACGTCACGCCGCGATGCGTCTGCGAACGGTGCAGAAAGAGAGTCACACACACGTTCGTGATGTGACCCGCGAGGATGATAAAGAGAACGGGCTTCCACCAATGGGAAGCCAAAGCCGCGAACCCTGGCATGCTTCTCGGCACTCCGGCTGAGGAGTTGTGACGATGTCGCTTCGTGCGACAGACGGGACGGCGTCGATCCGGCCCGCGTGGAAACCGGCGGAGGCCGGAACTCCTTGGGGAATGTAAGCGCTGCGGCGCTGACTGCCAATATTCGAACCAGCTGACTCCGGCCGCCATCACTCGACTCGTGAGCGCACCTCCCGTAACGCCTCCGGCCTTCTTGCCGCCATGCCCGACACAGCGTAGCGTCGAACTGTGACCAAAAGCCCGCGCCGACCGGCGCCTTCGCGCCCGCCGGGCGCTGCCATCGCGGGGCGCGCGACCGCAGCCGGCACGTCGCGATTCGCCGAACGTCACACAGCGCGGTTCGCGGCCGACTACTTCCGCCCGTTCACCGCCGCCCAACTCCGCGTCTCCTCCATCGGGCTCGGCACCTACCTCGGCGACTGCACCGCAGACGACGATCGCGACTACGCCGAATCGGCGCACGTCGCCATCGCGTCCGGCGTGTCGCTCATCGACACGGCCATCAACTACCGCTGCCAGCGATCCGAGCGCGCCGTGAGTCGCGCGCTTTCGCGTGCTGTTCGGGAAGACACTACTGCGCGCGACGAAATCGTCGTGTGCACCAAGGGCGGCTACATTCCGCTGGACGACGTGCCCCCGCCCAGCCGCGAGGAATATCAGGCGTACGTCGAGCGCGAGTACTTCGCCACCGGCCTGGCGCGCCCCGAAGATGTCGTCGGCGGCGCCCACTGCATCGCGCCGACGTTTCTCGCCGCACAGATCGAGCGCAGCCGCACGAACCTCGGCGTCGACACGATCGATCTGTACTACGTGCACAATCCGGAACAGCAGCTCGACGCAATCACCGCCGCCGAACTGGCGACGCGTCTTCGTGCGGCGTTCGAGATGCTTGAACAGCAGTGCGACGCGGGCGCGATCGGCGCCTATGGCTGCGCCACCTGGAACGGCCTGCGTGCGGCGCCCGGTTCGCGCGGACACCTCAATCTCGCCGACCTCGTGTCCATCGCCCGCGACATCTGCGGCGACCGCCACCACTTCGCCGCCGTCCAGCTTCCGCTCAACCTCGCGCTCACCGAAGCGGTGCGGCTGCCGACGCAACAGTTAGGCGCGCATACCGTGCCGGTATTGGAGGCGGCCGCGGAGTTGGGCGTGGCCGTCATCGCCAGCGCGTCGCTCCTGCAGGGCAAGCTCGCGCACCATTTGCCGGCTACGGTGCACGAGGCGCTGCCCGGATTTTCGACCGACGCCCAGCGAGCCATCGGGTTCGTGCGCTCGCTGCCCATGGTCACGGCAGCGCTCGTCGGGACGAAGTCGGTTCGTCACCTGCACGAGAATCTCGCTGCCGCACGACGTGGCTGACGCGTCGCCCGGACGCGTGCCGTCGGACCCATCGCCGCACGTTGCGCCCGACGGCCGCTTCAGAAATCCGTGGGCTAACGCAGAGCCGCCCACCTTCCGCGACGTGCTGCGGTGGCGGCGCACGCGCGGCACGGGACCGCGGCCGGCGCCGGTGCTGCCGAGCCGGGTGCCGCCGGCCATCGACGCGCCGCGCGGCGCGCCGGACACGCTCGCCGCGACCTGGATCGGCCATTCCACCGTACTGCTCCAGGTCGGGACCCTCAACGTGCTCACCGACCCGATGTGGAGCCGGCGCGCGTCGCCGGTGCGCTGGGCCGGCCCGGCGCGCCTAACAGAACCGGGACTGCCGCTCGACGCGCTGCCGCCGATCGACATCGTCCTCGTCTCGCACAACCACTACGACCACCTCGACGCCGCCTCGGTGCGCGCCCTCGTGCGCCGCCACCCCGCCGCCCGCTGGTTCGTGCCCCTCGGCGTCGCGCGATACGTTAGGCGCTGGGGGGCGCGCGCGGTCGCCGAGCTGGACTGGTGGCACGCCGTCGATGACGCCGGCGTGCGCATCGCGTGCGTGCCCGCGCAGCACGGCAGCGGACGGACGCCGTTCAATCGCATGCAATCGCTGTGGTGTGGCTTCACGCTCCGGGCCGGCGCGCATTCGATCTACTTTGCCGGCGACACCGCGTACCATCCGGAGTTCGGCGAGATCGCGCGGCGCGAAGGGCCCTTCGACCTGTGCGTCCTGCCGATCGGGGCGTACGAGCCTCGCTGGTTCATGCGGCCCGTGCACGTGAACCCGGAAGAAGCCGTTCGCGCGCACGCCGACATTGCAGCGGTGCATCCGGACCGCCCGCCGCCCGTCGCGCTCGCCGTGCACTGGGGCGCCTTCACGCTCGCCGATGAACCAGTCGACGAACCGCCCCGGCGCGCGCAAGCGGCCTGGGGCGGTTCGGGATTCGATGCTGCACGCCTCTGGATCCTGTCGTTAGGCGAGACCAGGCGCGTCCCGGCTCGCGGCGCGTGAGCGGCCCCGCCGCCCACGCACCCCTCGCCGCCTACCGTTCGATCGTCACCGGCGACACCAGCACGTGCAAGTTGTGGTTGATCCGCAAGCCTGCGATGCCCTCGGTGGGCAGTTTGCTGCGTGGGATCGCATCCACCAGCTTGTCGTTCACCAAGAAGTGTGCGGTGTCTTTCGCGAAGTGCACCTTGAGGGTGTAAGTCGCCTTCCCTGACGCATCTTCCTTGGGGACGTTCGGATTGGAGGTCCAGTCCACTACCGACGTCGTCTTCGCACCATCTCGGCGCTTGATCAGGAACTGACCCGTCCCGCGCACCAGGAAATACCCGTACGTCTGTTGGGCGCGGTCATCCAGATGCTGGCCGCCGAAGAAAATGCCGTAGGCCTCCGGGTGCTTGGGCTTCTCGAGCTGCTGAATCGTCCCGGTCACCGCGTAGATGCCCGAGCCGGTGTCCTTGGCAGCGTAGAGGATGTGCGCGGGTCCGGTCTGCACTTCCCACTTGTCCCCGTTCGCCGTGTACTTCGCGTTGGACATGCTGGCATCCGCATGATCCGTCATCGCCTGGAATCCAGCCGGAACACCGGAGCCCGGCGCCGCCTTGTCCGAATCCGCCATACCGGACATGCCCGCCTTTGAGGTATCGGCCGCAGCGCTTGCCGCGGGCGTGCTCGTGGAATCGCCGGCCTTGCTGGCATCGCTCGACTTCGCGCACGCCGTCGCCAGAAACGCGAGCGCGATCAGTGACAAAGTCATGGTGCGCACATCTCCTCGCTTGCTGAAGTGAACGGTCGAGCGGCTAATATATCGGACGCACCGGCCGCGGTCACGGCGTTGATATGGCCGCGCCGGAGCCGCATCCTCCGCACATGGCCGACGTATCACAGCCCGCGCGACACGTGCGCATGCCCGACGGCGCGCTCTGGACGGTCGAGTTTCAACACGAGCGCGCCCAACTGATGCGGCGCGGAAGCGAGCGCGAGCGCAGGCTCTTCGCGTTTTTTCGCGACGACCGCGGGCACCTCCGCCGCGCCGTCGTCGCCGAAGATCTGAAATCGGCGGCAACCGATGCGGACCTTCGCCTGGCCTGGGAGAGCGCCGAGCGACTCGACGCCAGCCAGTGATTTTGCGTTAGGACCGCAGCTCCGCGCTGGACCCTGCGCGCAGATACCCGGCCATCCACGACGTCACCAGCTCGCCGACGCGCCCGCGGGCGTAATCGACGGTGATCACGTGGCCGCTGCCGGTCACCCACTCCAGGCGCTTTACCGGAGCGCCGATCGCGGCGAAGGTGGCCTCGGCCGCGGCCTGCGTTAGGCGATTGTCCTCGCGCGATTGGACGTAGAGCGTCGGCGCCCGCAGCCGGCCCAGCGCGCCGCGCGCTTCCGTCGCCAGCGCCTCGAGCTCGGCCAGCAGCCGGGGCGTGGACGCGCCGTAGCCTAACGAATGCGCGCGCTCGTCCGGATCGCGAATCGACCGCGGGTTGCTCACGCCGCGGCCCACGTAGGGCATCACCACACCGGCCGCCGCCGCCCCGCGCGCGAACCATCGGAGGCTGCGCGGCGGGATGATGTACGGCGCGAGCAGCGCCACGGCCCCCACCTGCGGCTGGTCCGCCACGACGAGCACCGCGAGCGCGCCGCCCATGGAGAGCCCCACGACGCCGATCCGCTCGTACCGCGACGCGACGTTCGCATACGCGTCGCGGGCCGCGTTCAGCCAGGATCCACCGGCCGAGGTTCTGAACGCTTCCAGCGTGCGGCCGTGTCCCGGGAGGAGCGGCGCATACACCGGGAACCCGCGGGCGTGGAGATCGGCGGCGAGAAAGCGCAGCGTGTCCGGCGAATCGCCGAAGCCGTGAATGAGGAGCACCGCGTCGCGCGCACCGGGCACCGGCAGGTCGATCGGGCCCGCGCCGGGAATGATTCCGCCAGCGCCTAACGGAAGCCGCGCGGCCACCGCGCGCTCGACACGCCGCCGCGACGCAGCGCGCGCAAGGGCGGCCAGGATCACGATCGCGAGCAGGACGTACGGGATCACTCCCTGATGTCCGCCCCGCTGGCTGCGCGTTCATCGTAGAGCGCGATCGTCGAACGGACGGCGCCCTGCCGCGACATCCGGCCCACGAGCCCGTCCAGATCGGCGATCACCAGACCGTTCCCCGCCCGCTGGATGAGCCCTTCAGACGACAGCCTGCCTAACACCAGCGAGATCGATTCGCGCGTCGCGCCGACCAGCTCGCCCAACAGACGCCGCGACACGACGATGCTCTCCTGCGCGATCGCGTCCACCGGCGTGTCGCGGCTCTGTGCCATACGCACCAGCGCGGCAACCAGACGCTGCTCCACCGTCAGCGTCGCATACTGGCCGAATTTGTCGAGGATCTCGGTGCGCTCGGCCATCAACTGTCGCACCAGAGCTAACGCATGCACCGGCTGCTCGCGCATGAGCGCGCTGAACCGCGCGGTGCTCAGGTGCAACGTCTCCGTCTCGTCTTCCGCACGCGCTTGACTCGCGTAGTGCGCGTCCGACTCCAACCCTTCGCCACCGAACGTCTCGCCCGGTGTCGCCACCCACGGCACGAAGCTCCGACCAGACGCCACCGGATTTCTGAGCGCAACCTGGCCGCGCACGACGATGAATACGCCGTCCGCCAACGCCCCCTGCTCGTAGATCGCGAACCCAGCGGGCCAAAACGTGCGAGCGCCGTACTTGGCGATCGCTTCCCGTTGCTCACGCGACAAACGTGTGATTTCTTTCATGTGTACAGCCGCCACGTCGCTCACAGCTCTGATCTGGTAGTCACGCTCCGCCCACGCCAATGCTACTGCAGCATCGGCGCAACGCGCCGTGACGTCCCGAGTCCGCAATGAACGGGCCGTGGCTTGGCGCAGCGAACTGAACGAGCGAATATTAGACACACCTAATTTCTCGCAGACCATTCAACCAATGTCGCGCCGCCAAGCCTCCGAAGCCAGCCCCGCATCGGTTGTGATCCTCGGCGCCGACGCCGTGCTCGCGGCGCTGCCGGCGACATCGGTCCAGTTAGCACACGCCTGCCGCGCGTTAGGCTACGACCTGGCCTTTCCGGCCACCTGGGGCGACGAGCTGGTGGCCGAGGGCTGCCTCAGGTTCCTCGAAGCGCACAAGCTCGATGCCGCCATCCTGTCGTCGTGCCCGCACGTGGTCGATCGCCTAACGCGCGCCGGATCGGAGCTCCTCCCGCACATGATCGCGCTGGCCGCGCCGCCGGTCGCCGCGGCACGATATCTCCGCGCGGCGTTCGCCCATCGCGACCTCCGCATCACGTACGTCGGCGCGTGTCCCGCCGCCGATGATCCGAGCATCGACGCGCGCCTCGAGCCATCCGAGTTCCTCGACGCGTTAGGCGAGCGCGGCATCGTGCTCGCCGACTTGCCGGAGTTCTTCGACGCCGTCCTTCCGCCCGATCGACGGCGCTACTGGTCGCTGCCCGGCGGCGCGCCGTCGGCCGACCGCCTCGCCGCGCAGGACCCGCGCCGCGCGCTCGTCGAGCTCGATGGCGAGGAGTTTCTCGTCGATCTCGCGCAGCGTCTCCTGACGCGCCAGCACGCACTCATCGACGTGTCGCTCGCGGCCGGCTGTGCCTGCGCGGGTTTGGTGCGCGGCGCGCGCGCCACGCTCATCGCGCTCGAGCCGCCGCGCGCTGCCGGGCCGGTGCTCGACCCGGGCATCACAGTCGATCTCCGGCCTCCGGACACCACCCCGCAGGTGATCGAAGCCGGGCGTGCGGAGGTCGAGCCGCCGGAACACTCCGCGATGCCTAACGCAGCACGCGCCGCCACCGTCGCGGCACCGCCCGCGATTCGTGACGCCGGCGCCCGCGCGATTCCGCGGGCTTTCGCCGCGCACCGCGCGCTCGCCAAACGCCGCGAGCGAGCGCCGCTCGTCTATCCGCCGACTACCTACTCCACGCGGCCGCGGCCCAGGACGCCGACCGGGCCCGTCATCCCGCTCTCGACCGACCGGCCTGGGTTTGCGCCCCCGCCGCTCGTGCCCGCACCGCCGCCACTTCCCGGCAAGATGCGGACGGCGCCGCCGGATCACTCACCCGCGTCACCCACCGTCTGCTGAAGCGCCGCCCGCCCGCCAGCGCGCCAGTTCCTAACGCTTGGCGCGGCCGCTGACCGCGGCGGCCGCATCGTCGATCGCATGCGTCGCGGCATCGAACCGCGTCACCAGATCCGCGAGCTCCCGCGCCGCGAGGTCATGATCCCCGGCGCGAATCGCTTCGTTCACCGATGGGAACACCATGTTGGCGTAGCCATTGTCCTCGTCCGCCGCGTAGATCAGGTTGCGGAACCACGGACGCGTGCGCAAACCCGATGGACGCGTGAACGCACGCTCGACGCGCATCAACGCCGCGTTCGTGCGCACATCCACGTCGCGCGACGGCGCGCCGTGCGCGAGCACCGAATCGCGCGCACCATTGAACGCGGTCGCCGCCTGCTCCATTCGGCTGATCGCCGCCGAGAGCGCGCTCGTGTCCAGCGTCCAACCGCTCGCCTTCGCCGCTGAGTCGACGCGCGGAACATAGGCACGCATCGTTCGCGCATACTCGACGTAGTCGTACGGCAGGATGTCCGCGTCCGCGAAGCGCTCCACCATTGCCGCGCCTACCCGCGCCGCCGCGGCGTGGTAGCCGAACGTCGGATCACCAAATTTCGACATCCAGTGGTACGAGTCGTAGAGCGAGTGATAGACGCCGCCCGCACCGCCGAATCCCCATTCGGCAATCGGGATTCCAAAGTGATTGTAGAATCCGGCGAAATCGCTGCCGCCGCCAGGATCGCTCATGCGCGGTTGGGCCGTGTCCGGCGTGTTCGTGCGCTTCCGCCACACGTCGTAGATCGAGCCGGCGCCGCTCGGATCCGGGATGTGACTCACCACATCGCGCAGCGTCGAACGAATCGACGGAGAGCCGCCGCCGCCGAATGCAGATCCCTGTGCCGCAACGTCCTGATTGAAGTACGCGACCCCGCCGTGCAACAGTCGCAGCGAGTCGTCCTCGACGTATTCCGTCGAGCCTAACAGACCCCATTCTTCCGCATCCCACGTCGCGAACACGATCGTGCGCTTCGGCTTGTAGCCTGCAC encodes the following:
- a CDS encoding MBL fold metallo-hydrolase; its protein translation is MADASPGRVPSDPSPHVAPDGRFRNPWANAEPPTFRDVLRWRRTRGTGPRPAPVLPSRVPPAIDAPRGAPDTLAATWIGHSTVLLQVGTLNVLTDPMWSRRASPVRWAGPARLTEPGLPLDALPPIDIVLVSHNHYDHLDAASVRALVRRHPAARWFVPLGVARYVRRWGARAVAELDWWHAVDDAGVRIACVPAQHGSGRTPFNRMQSLWCGFTLRAGAHSIYFAGDTAYHPEFGEIARREGPFDLCVLPIGAYEPRWFMRPVHVNPEEAVRAHADIAAVHPDRPPPVALAVHWGAFTLADEPVDEPPRRAQAAWGGSGFDAARLWILSLGETRRVPARGA
- a CDS encoding alpha/beta fold hydrolase, with protein sequence MIPYVLLAIVILAALARAASRRRVERAVAARLPLGAGGIIPGAGPIDLPVPGARDAVLLIHGFGDSPDTLRFLAADLHARGFPVYAPLLPGHGRTLEAFRTSAGGSWLNAARDAYANVASRYERIGVVGLSMGGALAVLVVADQPQVGAVALLAPYIIPPRSLRWFARGAAAAGVVMPYVGRGVSNPRSIRDPDERAHSLGYGASTPRLLAELEALATEARGALGRLRAPTLYVQSREDNRLTQAAAEATFAAIGAPVKRLEWVTGSGHVITVDYARGRVGELVTSWMAGYLRAGSSAELRS
- a CDS encoding Crp/Fnr family transcriptional regulator, translated to MKEITRLSREQREAIAKYGARTFWPAGFAIYEQGALADGVFIVVRGQVALRNPVASGRSFVPWVATPGETFGGEGLESDAHYASQARAEDETETLHLSTARFSALMREQPVHALALVRQLMAERTEILDKFGQYATLTVEQRLVAALVRMAQSRDTPVDAIAQESIVVSRRLLGELVGATRESISLVLGRLSSEGLIQRAGNGLVIADLDGLVGRMSRQGAVRSTIALYDERAASGADIRE
- a CDS encoding [Fe-Fe] hydrogenase large subunit C-terminal domain-containing protein, producing MSRRQASEASPASVVILGADAVLAALPATSVQLAHACRALGYDLAFPATWGDELVAEGCLRFLEAHKLDAAILSSCPHVVDRLTRAGSELLPHMIALAAPPVAAARYLRAAFAHRDLRITYVGACPAADDPSIDARLEPSEFLDALGERGIVLADLPEFFDAVLPPDRRRYWSLPGGAPSADRLAAQDPRRALVELDGEEFLVDLAQRLLTRQHALIDVSLAAGCACAGLVRGARATLIALEPPRAAGPVLDPGITVDLRPPDTTPQVIEAGRAEVEPPEHSAMPNAARAATVAAPPAIRDAGARAIPRAFAAHRALAKRRERAPLVYPPTTYSTRPRPRTPTGPVIPLSTDRPGFAPPPLVPAPPPLPGKMRTAPPDHSPASPTVC